In one Natronosalvus amylolyticus genomic region, the following are encoded:
- a CDS encoding nucleic acid-binding protein, giving the protein MTMEAFVYADGSVGFPGHHLGLDGEEPVDTIDLSEYTATVVTWTTSTATPPGVRQPNHLAIVEFDLEDHEVDTPVRALGQLTTGDVESGDTVRPVYVDELRDPTVGIKAGSEQEWDGYRFEPISE; this is encoded by the coding sequence ATGACGATGGAGGCGTTCGTTTACGCTGATGGCTCGGTCGGATTCCCCGGTCATCACCTCGGACTCGATGGCGAAGAACCGGTCGATACGATCGATCTGAGCGAGTACACGGCAACAGTCGTCACCTGGACGACGAGCACGGCGACACCACCCGGTGTTAGACAGCCCAACCATCTTGCTATCGTCGAATTCGACCTCGAGGATCACGAAGTCGACACGCCCGTCCGGGCGCTCGGACAACTGACGACCGGCGATGTCGAAAGCGGCGATACCGTTCGGCCGGTCTACGTCGACGAACTGCGGGACCCGACAGTTGGGATCAAAGCGGGCAGTGAACAGGAGTGGGACGGCTATCGGTTCGAACCGATTTCGGAGTGA